One genomic segment of Bacteroidales bacterium includes these proteins:
- a CDS encoding S8 family serine peptidase codes for MKTLFTYLLIFLFTSSVSAQQVDLDAALQRRPTELPIQVRLWELCNVANADNVEKMGQIMSHSRIGMRNDGKVNVRIIHPRDNRVSPKEILTNQSIEVFREDPEQTSIYIDPRYLIALAESLPTGYVLYQEAPADPLNEGPTPQVHNSASYSAGGAPGGAGIKIAVIDVGFNGLQNAIANGRAPANYDSIDYSSSGVLNGSSHGVAVIETVFDHAPNAQYFIYKVINSSQCASAVDQAVSDDVDIINMSLGYRGLGWEDDDNSLCTATNSAADAGILVFVSSGNSKKLHWQGTFSDNDNDNWHGWSGNNELNTITLQDTTSISCGCTWDPSQNTDYNIYIYNAQGTQILDSDEMAGTEFESVNFQNTAGFAVPVAIAVRKISGPDVEFEIQCNTSGVGSSVVNDQLTFRVAAGSITWPAACSADNVIGVAAVDRPDFNNPSGVSGISTVYSSEGPTNEGRQGVDITGATVTTIGGGGQFFGTSCSSPNAAGAAAALWSTQPNLNADNIRYLLYRKAQIYKDWGTPGLDYIYGWGGLYLHDYIINTKYVDRLVNNPLGFSSRVFQYVDDAFNAVPNPPAEGAVILFFNDYPSPYTPINFLMNKNVLLKTLGGESTLGNN; via the coding sequence ATGAAAACTCTTTTTACTTATCTTTTAATTTTCCTGTTCACCTCAAGTGTTTCTGCGCAGCAGGTGGATTTGGATGCTGCTTTACAGAGGAGACCGACAGAACTGCCCATCCAGGTGAGATTATGGGAATTATGCAACGTAGCCAATGCGGATAATGTTGAAAAAATGGGTCAGATCATGTCCCATTCACGTATTGGTATGCGAAACGACGGTAAAGTCAACGTCAGGATCATTCATCCCAGAGACAATCGGGTATCTCCGAAGGAGATTTTAACCAATCAATCTATTGAAGTATTTCGGGAAGATCCTGAGCAAACCAGTATTTACATTGATCCCAGGTATCTGATTGCGCTGGCAGAAAGTTTACCCACGGGATATGTTTTATACCAGGAAGCACCGGCCGATCCTTTAAATGAAGGGCCTACACCTCAGGTACATAATTCAGCCTCTTATTCTGCAGGCGGCGCTCCGGGAGGTGCTGGAATCAAAATAGCTGTTATTGACGTGGGGTTCAATGGCCTTCAAAATGCAATTGCAAATGGTCGGGCACCGGCCAATTATGATTCAATAGACTATTCTTCGTCGGGTGTTTTGAATGGCTCGTCTCATGGAGTGGCAGTGATTGAGACCGTATTTGATCATGCTCCCAATGCTCAGTATTTCATTTACAAAGTGATCAATTCATCACAGTGTGCCAGTGCTGTTGACCAGGCAGTATCAGATGATGTGGACATCATTAATATGTCGCTGGGTTATCGTGGTTTGGGTTGGGAAGATGATGATAATAGCCTTTGTACCGCAACCAATTCAGCCGCTGATGCCGGAATACTGGTCTTTGTTTCATCCGGAAACAGTAAGAAATTGCACTGGCAGGGGACTTTTTCCGATAATGACAATGACAATTGGCATGGCTGGTCGGGAAATAATGAGCTCAATACCATTACCCTTCAGGATACGACTTCGATAAGTTGTGGCTGCACCTGGGATCCTTCCCAAAATACCGATTACAATATTTATATCTATAATGCTCAGGGAACACAAATACTCGATTCAGATGAGATGGCAGGCACTGAATTTGAAAGTGTAAATTTTCAGAATACAGCAGGTTTTGCTGTACCTGTTGCAATAGCAGTGAGAAAAATATCCGGGCCGGATGTAGAGTTTGAAATTCAATGTAATACGAGTGGTGTTGGGAGTAGCGTTGTCAACGATCAATTAACGTTTCGTGTGGCTGCCGGTTCGATAACCTGGCCTGCAGCCTGCTCGGCTGACAATGTGATTGGGGTGGCAGCTGTGGATCGTCCTGATTTTAACAATCCATCCGGCGTTTCAGGAATAAGTACCGTTTATAGCAGTGAGGGTCCCACCAACGAAGGAAGACAGGGAGTTGATATTACCGGAGCTACTGTAACCACTATTGGAGGAGGAGGTCAGTTTTTTGGAACCTCCTGTTCATCACCCAATGCCGCCGGGGCAGCAGCAGCGCTGTGGTCAACACAACCAAATCTGAATGCAGACAATATCAGGTATCTCCTTTATAGAAAAGCACAAATCTACAAGGACTGGGGAACCCCGGGACTTGACTACATTTATGGTTGGGGCGGTCTTTATCTCCACGATTACATCATAAATACCAAGTATGTTGACAGGTTGGTGAACAACCCATTAGGATTTTCTTCGCGTGTTTTCCAGTATGTAGATGATGCCTTCAATGCAGTACCAAATCCTCCGGCCGAAGGTGCTGTAATCCTATTTTTTAACGATTATCCATCACCTTATACCCCCATCAATTTTTTGATGAACAAGAATGTATTATTAAAAACTCTCGGCGGAGAATCAACTTTAGGAAATAATTAA
- a CDS encoding T9SS type A sorting domain-containing protein → MKTHLYIAFFIIGLFIQSGLAQNVTIAGSDITLTNGTLMNIPGDITFIADVEVENAGIISVGGNWKNNATNDLYLQNGSGSVVVNGASGQIIGGNSRTYFGNLSIEQFVDLENEIHVAGVLQFANAKLSLNKYNLFIGPGGQIAGADGNAYLIAESNGVLVREVGNSEVLFPVGSAASYLPVTMLNTGSTDRYGVNLFSDVLDSGTSGVTIPEIDHCVLNTWYIIEENPGGSNLNISFQWNAENERALFDRSKSGIGNFNAGAWNALDAKPASGNNPYIQTRSDLTTVGAFAVGDQDSPMAIPVVYDEQNIFLPAGWTGISSYLNPADADLEVMLNGIVNQLVILQNLSGVYWPSQGINTIGNWDINSGYQVKMSGEVILTVSGIPMVDVTLDLSEGWNLIPVLSGCDVGVEDLFAGTDLIMVREVAGYKIYWPEFDINTIGTLSPGAAYMVMMGSEDEVVFPTCEKSNSTSYPQESSIELNQDLTWNKFAKTNITHTIAIPVSAFNETQIEEGDFIGAFNEEGKCFGFVEWNQNNTAITLFGDDQTTDEMDGFTEHGFINFRLMKSITNQEVWLEAQYNNDFPTHEGVFVSGGISAIDHFKESSGSAFDNAVPKFRLYPNPAHDKVSVHYHASDNCQLSIQTIHGVEVYLTELNSPFTDIDVSSLSPGLYLVKLNNGADYQVMRLIIK, encoded by the coding sequence ATGAAAACACATCTTTATATAGCTTTCTTCATCATCGGCCTGTTCATTCAATCCGGACTTGCACAGAATGTTACGATTGCCGGTTCTGATATCACACTAACAAACGGTACATTGATGAACATCCCGGGTGATATAACTTTCATCGCTGATGTTGAAGTAGAAAATGCAGGAATTATTTCTGTCGGAGGTAATTGGAAGAATAATGCAACCAATGATCTTTATCTTCAAAACGGATCCGGTTCAGTGGTTGTAAATGGAGCTTCCGGGCAAATAATCGGTGGAAATTCCCGAACCTACTTTGGAAATTTGAGCATCGAACAATTTGTTGATCTCGAAAATGAAATCCATGTTGCAGGAGTCCTGCAGTTTGCAAATGCGAAATTATCACTCAATAAATACAATCTTTTCATCGGGCCCGGCGGCCAGATAGCAGGTGCAGATGGTAATGCCTATCTGATTGCTGAATCCAACGGTGTTCTCGTCAGGGAAGTGGGTAACAGCGAAGTATTATTCCCGGTAGGATCTGCTGCATCCTATCTTCCGGTGACGATGTTAAATACCGGTTCAACAGACAGATATGGAGTTAATCTTTTTTCGGACGTTCTTGATTCTGGCACCTCAGGAGTTACTATTCCTGAAATTGATCATTGCGTGCTGAATACGTGGTACATCATCGAAGAAAATCCCGGAGGAAGTAATCTGAATATCAGTTTTCAGTGGAATGCTGAAAATGAGCGGGCACTCTTTGATCGTTCAAAAAGCGGTATCGGAAACTTTAATGCTGGCGCATGGAATGCATTGGATGCCAAGCCGGCCTCAGGCAACAATCCATACATTCAAACCAGGTCAGATTTGACCACCGTGGGGGCCTTTGCTGTGGGAGATCAGGATTCACCGATGGCCATACCGGTCGTTTATGATGAGCAGAATATTTTTCTCCCTGCCGGCTGGACAGGTATTTCATCCTATCTGAATCCGGCAGATGCAGATTTGGAGGTCATGCTGAATGGTATAGTTAATCAGCTTGTCATACTACAAAACTTATCCGGTGTGTACTGGCCCAGCCAGGGGATCAATACAATCGGAAACTGGGACATAAACTCAGGATATCAGGTTAAAATGAGCGGTGAGGTAATATTGACCGTCTCCGGAATCCCAATGGTTGATGTTACGCTCGATCTTTCAGAAGGGTGGAACCTGATTCCTGTATTATCTGGATGTGATGTGGGTGTTGAGGATTTGTTTGCGGGAACTGATCTAATTATGGTCAGGGAGGTTGCCGGTTACAAAATCTATTGGCCGGAATTTGATATCAATACCATTGGGACATTAAGTCCTGGTGCAGCCTATATGGTGATGATGGGAAGCGAAGATGAAGTCGTTTTTCCAACTTGCGAAAAGTCCAATTCAACATCCTATCCACAGGAATCTTCAATCGAATTAAACCAGGATTTGACCTGGAATAAGTTTGCAAAAACAAACATCACCCATACCATTGCCATACCAGTAAGTGCTTTTAATGAAACACAAATTGAAGAGGGGGATTTCATCGGTGCCTTTAATGAGGAAGGAAAATGTTTTGGTTTTGTTGAGTGGAATCAAAATAATACAGCAATTACGCTTTTTGGTGATGACCAAACTACTGATGAGATGGATGGATTCACTGAACATGGCTTCATCAACTTTAGGTTAATGAAATCAATAACGAATCAGGAAGTCTGGCTTGAAGCTCAATACAACAATGACTTCCCAACCCATGAGGGTGTTTTTGTAAGCGGGGGAATTTCTGCAATTGATCATTTTAAAGAGTCCTCCGGCAGTGCTTTTGATAATGCCGTTCCCAAATTCAGATTATATCCTAATCCCGCGCATGATAAAGTGAGCGTTCACTACCATGCTTCAGATAATTGTCAATTAAGCATTCAAACGATTCACGGCGTTGAGGTTTATTTAACCGAATTAAACAGTCCTTTCACGGATATTGATGTTTCCTCCCTGTCACCCGGACTGTACCTTGTTAAATTAAACAATGGCGCTGATTATCAGGTTATGAGGTTAATAATTAAATAG
- a CDS encoding transporter substrate-binding domain-containing protein, with protein sequence MKYLIFLFFATLITIIPQSCNPDRQDDNQQQKNFNLKDQSLNKILERGALIATTDYNSTNYFIYRGEPAGYQYELLKAYAMHLGVNLELVVHNDINDAMEDLWAGNVDLIAHGMTVTGKRKKLVDFTYPLGQTQQVLVQRKANSLKQTSQDEGSIQGIIRNPLDLAGKMVFVPRNSAHASRLRNLQEEIGSKIYIVEFPQDTEQLIEMVASGEIDYTICDEHIARVNQKYYQNIDIETPVSFKQNFAWAVNVGSESLKNHLNEWLEGYLVSSMGKYVYQKYFESPRSFQSAYRYSSIRSGKISDWDEFLKSKSPEYGLDWRLVASLIYQESRFQTDVSSWMGAFGLMQLMPGTAEMLGVDYDSSPEDHMEAGMKYLKELDSRFKDIVTDDDQRLRFVLAAYNAGIAHVFDARRLAIKYNRNPNVWEGNVDYFLLNKSNPRYYNDSVVFYGYLRGEESFNYVNDIINRYEHFKNVSD encoded by the coding sequence ATGAAGTATTTGATTTTTTTGTTCTTTGCAACGTTGATCACAATAATACCCCAATCCTGCAATCCCGACCGGCAGGATGATAATCAACAACAAAAGAACTTCAATTTGAAAGACCAATCTTTGAATAAAATCCTCGAAAGGGGCGCCCTTATTGCCACAACCGATTACAACTCAACAAATTATTTTATTTATCGTGGAGAGCCTGCAGGTTACCAGTATGAGTTGCTCAAAGCCTATGCGATGCATCTTGGTGTGAATCTCGAGCTGGTTGTGCATAATGATATCAACGATGCTATGGAGGATTTATGGGCAGGTAACGTTGATTTGATTGCTCATGGGATGACTGTCACAGGTAAAAGGAAAAAGTTGGTTGATTTTACTTACCCCCTTGGCCAGACCCAGCAGGTGCTGGTTCAGCGCAAAGCAAACAGCTTAAAGCAAACCAGTCAGGATGAGGGCTCAATTCAGGGGATAATTCGTAATCCTCTCGACCTTGCCGGGAAGATGGTATTTGTACCCCGCAATTCCGCACATGCATCCCGTCTTAGAAATCTTCAGGAGGAGATCGGGAGTAAAATATACATCGTTGAGTTTCCCCAGGACACTGAGCAGCTGATCGAAATGGTAGCCAGCGGAGAGATTGATTACACCATTTGTGACGAGCACATTGCGCGTGTAAACCAAAAGTATTACCAGAATATTGATATAGAAACGCCGGTCAGCTTTAAACAAAACTTTGCCTGGGCAGTGAATGTTGGCTCTGAAAGTCTGAAAAATCATTTGAATGAGTGGCTTGAAGGTTACCTGGTTTCATCCATGGGGAAATATGTTTATCAAAAATATTTTGAGAGCCCGAGATCATTCCAGTCAGCCTATCGGTACTCGTCAATAAGAAGTGGCAAAATTTCGGATTGGGATGAATTTCTTAAATCAAAAAGCCCGGAATATGGACTTGATTGGCGTCTTGTGGCATCACTGATCTACCAGGAATCGAGATTCCAGACAGATGTTTCTTCATGGATGGGCGCCTTCGGTTTGATGCAACTCATGCCCGGAACTGCTGAAATGCTCGGCGTTGATTATGACTCTTCTCCAGAGGATCACATGGAAGCCGGGATGAAATACCTCAAAGAGTTGGATTCCCGCTTTAAAGATATCGTGACTGACGATGATCAGCGGTTAAGGTTTGTACTGGCTGCTTACAATGCCGGCATTGCTCATGTGTTTGATGCACGTAGGCTGGCCATTAAATACAATCGTAACCCCAATGTTTGGGAAGGAAATGTAGACTATTTTTTGCTTAATAAATCTAATCCCAGGTATTACAACGATTCTGT